The region CGCCTTTTGAAGATACTGCTGGATGTAGGCGACGAGTTTCTGAGAGCCGCACTCGGGCCGCAATGCTCCGCAGAGTTGATAGTCGGTGTAGGGTTCCGGTTTGGCGAGCTGATACAGGGACTCATCCATATAAAAGATGGCGCTGTCGCGCCCTCCGCTTAAATCCAGGTAGTCGAATAGGCTGGGGTGGCGCGGGTAGCCTCGGCTGAATTCGAAGAAATTCCAGGTAATCCCATGTTTTTCGACCGGCATGCCGGTCACCAGCGATGCCATGGTGGGTAATCGTAGGGCCGGCTTCACCCCG is a window of Nitrospirota bacterium DNA encoding:
- a CDS encoding alkaline phosphatase family protein — encoded protein: MTHPSRCLRLILVGLLTILFETAVQAPVAAAAPLGKETASSSSGTEHVILFVLEGFGQESLKGRAMPVVSKLVKEGSVTWSASGVKPALRLPTMASLVTGMPVEKHGITWNFFEFSRGYPRHPSLFDYLDLSGGRDSAIFYMDESLYQLAKPEPYTDYQLCGALRPECGSQKLVAYIQQYLQKA